The Camelus dromedarius isolate mCamDro1 chromosome 8, mCamDro1.pat, whole genome shotgun sequence DNA segment GGGCCCTGGTCTGACTCAACGTCGGGCAGGGATGCCCGGGACCAGGGGAGGTCGGGGATCTCAGCCCTGCAGGTCACACGGACGGCAGCTGGGTTGGGTCAGACAGTCTCCTCATCCCAGAGGAAGGGATggcctccctctctgggcctgcagCCAGGCCATCACGCCTGTGCCCCCGCGTGGGGCTGGCCTCTGACCGGGCTGCAGAGCAACTAACATGTCCCTGCTGCCCCCCTGGGACACAAGCAGGGAGGTCCATGGAGGTGGCTGGTGTTTCTGGCCGCCTCATCTGAGCACTCGGAGCCCCTTGCTGTCCCTCTGTCCTGAAAGCAAGGTGCAGTGACCACTTTCCTGGTTAGGGGAGGCCCTGCCTGTGGCTCCGTTCACGCTGCAGCATTTGTGCAGCATCAGAGGGCATCTGGGTGGCCGGGTGAGGCTGGGCCAGAGCGAGCTCCAGAGGCGGCGGCAGCACCGGGCTGTGGGGTGACGGCCGCCCTCGCCTGCCCCTGCAGGTCACCGGAAACCAAGCGGTGTATGAGAACGAGCTGGTGGCCACCAGGGATGTGCGAACTTGGAGCCAGGGTTCTATCACCCGAGACAGTGTCTTCAGGTAAAGGGCTCAGTTAACCCGACCCTGCTTGGCCAGGACGCCTGACTTCCCTTCCCCCACGAAGCGGGAGCTCTAGGGCGAGCCCCCGAAAATGCCGCCTCGTGCGGGAGACTGCGGCCTTGGCTGTCCGGTCTCGCTGACCGTCATTGGATCTGTAGCCCTGACACCGACTTGATCCCAGCCTCAGACTCGCCTGGACCTCTGGTTCATCTGACCGGctctcctgtttctcattttggcCTCCACTGTCTAAGCTGCAGCAAAAAGGATCCCTTTAAAACCCTAGACCAGGGGGAGGGACAGCTcggtggcagagcgcgtgctcagcacgcacgaggccctgggttccatccccagtccctccgctGAGAGGAAAAGctaaacaaaaacctaattatcccctcaaatgataaaagtaaacttaaattttttttttaaaaaaactcttacaTCAGAGAGCACAGAGAGCTCCTTATCTGGTTTCCCGTAGCTTCAAGGTAACATCCTGAGCATAACCTCGGGGCCCTGCACCAGGCAGCTTCTGCTTCTCCAGCCCCATCTGGTCCAACGTTCTCAGTCCTTCACCCACTGTCCCCTAGACTGTCCCTCCAGTGTCTTCAGAGGACCTCAGACTCCTCCTGCCTCCACACTGTTCTGTCCTCTCCCCCGACCTCCCCGtcactcctctccagcctcctctggaTCCCAGTGCCTGCGGCACCTTCCTGTcggtgcctccccctcccccgcaccATGTCTCGTGCCTGTGCGGCTCTGCCCAGCTCCCGAGTGCTGGGAAGTCCAGTCTGCAGATCAGGTCCATGAACACGGCTCTCACAAGGCCGGAACCACCCCCAACCTGGCTCTAACTCGCCCAGCGCGCAGCCGCAGCAGCCCCTCACCCCTGCAGAGAGGTGCCCCCCACACAAGCTCTTGTAGAGAGGTGCCCCCCGCCCCACGAGCTCTCCGGCCAGTGTCCCGTTTTCCCCGCCAGGCTCCGCGTCGGCTGCAGCTACTCCGTGAGCAGCAGCGCTTTCCCTGCGAGCATCCAGGTCCTCACCCTCCCGCCCCCGCTGCCCGAGGCCCAGCCCGGACCCCTCACTATGGAACTTCGGATCGCCAAAGGTGAGGCCCTTTGGGAGGGGAAGTCCTGTCACTTTTCGGGGCAGGAAGACGCCCCTCTGTAACAGGAAGCTTGCCCGAGGTGTTCACAGGGCGACGGTCTGTCCCGGGCGGCCCGGTGCCCAGCCTCCCCCGTGTCATGGCCCCTGCAGACTCGCACTACGGCTCCTACTACGCAGCCGGTGACTACCCGGTGGTGAAGCTGCTCCGGGACCCCATACACGTGGAGGTCTCGCTCCGCGGCAGGGCGGACCCCTCCCTCGGGCTGCGCCTGCAGCAGTGCTGGGCCACCCCCGGCGCGAGcgccctgctccagccccaaTGGCCCCTGCTGGTGAAGGGGTAAGTGCCGCCCTGAGCCCGCTCGCggcccctccaggaagcccccctGATGGCCGGTGTCTTTGCTCAGATGCCCCTACGCGGGAGACAATTACCGGACCAGACTGGTCCCCGTGCGGGAGGCCCCGGGCCTGCcgctcccctcccaccaccagcgTTTCAGCATCTCCACCTTCAGCTTTGTGGACTCGGTGTCGAAGCAGGCGCTCAAGGGACCGGTAtgccccccccccggcccccagctCAACTGTTCCCACGCTGCCCCCTCAGCCAGGGTGCTCCCGCAGAGCTGGGCTGTGGGTGCTGCTCCGAGCGGCTCTCGATGCCAGTGGCGCGAGTGGCGCTTGTCAACTAGCCCTAGTGTCCCGGGGCTTCTGTGAGATCAGCTTCATTCATCAGTCTTCCGATAACTTCCTCAGCTTCTTCCTGGGGGAGATGAAGCAGGTTTGGAGCCTCTCCCTCTGGGGCGGGGCCACACCGCGACCCCAGTTCTGTTCCCCCAGGTGTACCTGCACTGCAGCGCCGCCGTCTGCCAGCCCGCTGGGGCGGCACCCTGCCGGGTAACCTGTCCCGCTGCCAGGCGTGAGTACCCAGGCCGTCTACACTGGAGGACAGGTCTGTGTGGAGGGGAGGCCCGGGGCTAGCCTGCAGCCTGTGGGCAAACGAATCAAACGGAAGGCTCGAATTACTAACGGGGCCCCTTTAAAGCACTGACAATGCGGAGACTCCCAGGCCCTCTAAGTGTAGGCTCTAAATTCTTAGCTCTCAGCCTTAGCTTCCTTCCATGTGAATCCTGACCTGAGGCAGGAGGCAGACTGGTTCGTGGCCTGTCCGTGGCTCAGTCTAGTAAAACACTTCTGGTCTAGCCAGACACAGACTGACTTCAAGTCTGCTGGAAGGCAGGTCTGGCCACGCCTGCAGGTGGAGCACGGCTGCAGCCCGAGTGTGCGCTCTCGCTGGTCAGGGTCGGTGCGCCCAGCGTGTGCACTTCCGCCAGATCCACTAACACCTACCCAGCCCCTGAACCAGATTCAGGACCCCCTGAAGCTTTAAGTccttctggcaaaaaaaaaaaaaaaaaaaaaaaaaagaaagaaaaagaaaaacatagtatTTCTCATAACTGTCATTACATGCTGGCTACTCCAGTGACACATAGGCACTCACACACGTGGGCCCTGGTCCTCCCCGAGCCACGCCTGTTTCTCGTGCGGCCCTCCCGTCCAGTCTAAGACGCACACTGGGAGCTCTGCGAGGCCCGACAGCCGGCACTAGAGACGGCGGGAGCGCGGCTGTCCCCGCCCTCCCGGTCTCCCTCGCGTCGCGGGGCGTCAGGATCAAGTGCCGCTGTGCCCCCACCTCCGTCAGGAGGGGTGACCGCTGGGGACAGTCTAGCTTCTCTGGTGAACCCGAGGCAACGGCGCTCCCCTGAGCGGCGCGTTTGTATGAGGCACTGAGGCAGGAGCGGAGCCACGCGTACCGGGGACCCGGCCCCACTTCGGACGCGTTCCTGACCACGCCCACCACGCGCACGGCTTCTGCCGGATCCCTGCCCCGTCTCTCCAACAGGGAGAAGGCGCTCAGAGGGCCCCCTTCAGAACAGCACGGCCCGCATTTCCAGCGAGGGCCCCATGATCCTGCTCCAGGCTACTCGGGACCCTGCAGAGGAGCTCAGGAAATACTCAGGTGAGTGGAAGGGGACCCACCTCCGGTCCTGTACCTGAACCACTGGCCAAGCCGCAGCTGCTTCCTCACCCTGGCTTGCCCCTTGCTGATCTGGTCGACGGGAACCTCAAAGGGCCTGTCCAGCTTTCTCCCCAGTAGCTCGCGACTGGCAGCCTCCACCAGGCCCGGAGGCACCTGGCTTCACCCGCACTAGCCCGCCTTCCCCCGCAGGGTCTCCGGTGGACGCCCGCGCGCTGTGGGTGGCTGGCCTCTCTGGAACCGTGATCGTCGGAGCCGCCTTAGGGGCCCTGTCCGCGTCCTGCTTGGCCATCAGGAAGTGGAGATGAGTTACTGGGACCAAGCGTGTCAATAAAACCCTTTGCACTCATGGCCTGTGCCCGCTTCTCATTGGAAAGGTAAAGAGCAATTTCTTGAGCTCACCCGTCGGCATCTCCTTTTTCCAGCCtggaagtcattttcttttttatctgagaataaaaaaagataccCTATTTTCTCCAGCCCTTCCATCTTAATAGAAAAACACTTCAGTAGAATTTCCTAGTCAGTGAATTAACAACTTCAAGCAGAATCGACAAGAACTAAAGGTCTCAGACTTAGCAGAGATCCCGGCGCGCTCCTGAGGGGCAGCGAGCAAAACTCTCCCACGAGAGGAACCGCTCGGGCAGAGTTCGCCTGCAGCTCCTCACGCGTCTTCCCGACGCCGGTCCTCGGGCTCCGGTGGGCGGCAGGGCCGAAGGAGGCTGAGGAAGCAGCCTGCCGGCCCCGCCCGGGGCTTCTGATGCAGTGGCTCTGGGCTGAGGCTCGGGGGCTTGGTTTCTCAGCATTTCTCGTGTGGTCCTGATCTTTCTATTCCAAGCATCACACTTCAGAAACTAACGTCCAGAACAAAGCCAAAAAGAGGTATCTGATCATGGATGACCAGCTGGAAATGGCGTGATCAGAAGAGCTGCTGTTTCGAGCCAGAACCAGAGTCACTTCCTAGTTGTGTAGCTCTTAAGACTAGCAGAGAAATGGGACGTAGGCGTGGGGTGACGTCCCAAGGTgaacattccaggcaaaggaCTCTAGTAACTCACAGTCCTGGCCAAGCTCCGGGGACGGGTGTCCTCTCTTCCCAGGGAGGGGAGTGGGcggggggctggaggaggctggaAATGGCAGCTTGACGTCGGCCCCATGTGTGGAAATGCTTTACGGGGTCTTCGTGTTTGATGAAGTAACCACCCCTCACATCAGGGGGTGACATTAGAAGACTATTTCAGCCTCCAGCAGGGAAGTTACTCACGGGGCCTGGGCACAGGAGGAACAGGAAACCACAAGCTGCACCCGAGATCAGTGGCCATTCAGGAGGAATCCTACTGTTTTTAGTAGAAGCCAGCCCctgccacctccacctccacctagAATGTTCAGACCAGGGTCTGGTGTGACTGTCAGCCCAACATCTAACCTCTGCAGACCCAACCTTCTCCCTCCTGAAATAAGGACTAAATTGTCTCTACCTTTCTGTCTCTGCACTTTTGGCTCTTAGAACATTCTTAATCCCATCTCCCGTTGGTCCTGCTTCCTGGCTTTCCCTGGGAAATGCAACTTCCCTGATTCCTTGCTCAGAACCTCCATGCCGGGAGCTGCAGATGTGCTCTTGTGTCTCCACGACAGCACACTTCTGCCTCCTGAAAGCTAAAGActagcttttgtttatttttacttaatttttatactttttgacagtcagtttacaatgtgtgaatttctggtgttcagcacactgcttcagtcacacatgtacatacatatataccttcTCATGTTACtgtgggttactacaagatactgaatgcacttcttgtgctctacagtatgaatatgtttgttttatgtataccagtcagtatctgcacatcttaaactcccaatttatcccttcccacccccttagccctctggtaaccataagtttgttttctatgtcttgtgagtctgttttgtaaataagttcacttgtatctttttttatattccacgtataagtgatgtcacatggtatttttctttctcattctggcttccttcacttagaataacaatctccaggtccatccatactgctgcaaatggcattttaagattcttttttatggctgaatagtattccattgtattaatataccacaacttccattcatctgtcagtggacatttaagttgcttccatgtgttgactgttgtaaatagtgctgctgtgaacactgggtgcatcttttcaaattcgAGTTTTCCCCAGATacatgcacaggagtgggattgtggatcacagggtaagtccatttttagttttttcaggaatctccatactgttttccatagtggctgcaccaaactgcattcccaccagcagtggaggagggttccctgttctccacaccctccccagcatttgccatttgtggactttctgaCTAGCTTTTGTTTAATGAAAGTCTGAGCAAGCTTTTGCTGTAACAGCCACAGGCCGGGGGGAGCGGAAATTAGGCAGTCCTGCTACTCACCAGCCTCCTCTCACTTTTCCCAAAGAAGCAGTGCTCCTTCCATCCTTGCTGACGTGAAAGACTGAAGATGAGGCCACAGAGAAGTAAATCGCCTCCCCCAGGGCTCCCAAGTCGCCCAGCAACGGCCGAACCAGGCGAAGGCTGTCACCTCTGGAGGACAGAGCAGCAGACAGAGGGCTGCTTTACGGTCAGTCCAGAACAGGCTTCAGGGATATTGGGTACACCTGCCAGGTTTTGTCCCTTAGTCTCGTTGGAGGAGAAGGGTTGGAGCGTAACGGCTACTTCTCCAAGTGGGCAAAGCGTTCTTGCTCTGAGCCTGGTCCCTGGTCAGTACAGGAGCACTGCCCTCTGAAGGCTGTCAGAATGTGTCAAACATACCTGTGAGGTTATTCTTCCAATAAAGCACCTGCTTTCTTCCCCTGGGGGTTACTTGGCTGTATTGCGATCTGTGGGGCAAACGTTAGGGacacggggtggggtggggcggggagaaGCACCAACCTGGGGACAGAGACCCAGGGACCTGTCTGCCAGACACCTCACCGTGGCAAAGCCACAGCCCGGAAGCGGCCCTGAGATGGAGGGGGTGGTGGCTGGGGGTCTGGTACCTGTGACAGCCGCCTTCACGGCCGGCTGCGCCTCCCAGACCTCGGCAAAGCCAGACTTTCATCCTGGGAGTTCCCTTGTCCTTGTGTAGGACAAAGGGCCTGGCCCAGACCAGGAGCTCAGGGAACTGCTGGGTGACGACACCAAGCTCTGACCCAATTTAACCAGCTTTCAAGGAGCCCAGAAAATCCCAGAGGACAACTGGCTGGCTTCTAACCAGATTCTCGCTCCTGACCAGGCAGGCATTTTAAGGCCGGCAGGCCGCCCGCCTCTGCCAGCAGCCCCCCTCCCGCCTGACTCCTGGGGctgccaggaaaggaaaagcTTCACCATAACCACAGACTGTCCCTTCATCAGAAACCAGGCCCCCAACAAACAAATGTCTATCATTTGACCGTCACGAAACCCAGACGTTAGAGTTCCTGTTAAAACACCACAGCTCACGTCTCCCCTGGGGGAAAAGTACTTAACTAAGGAATACAACTGCCACGAAGAAAGCTCACCAGCCAGTAGCAGCTGCAACACTGGCCCTTCAGAAAGCGGCCTTGGCTGGCCTAGCCGAACAGCTTTATTTAGGCATAACTTACATTGCGGGTAATTCACgcatttaaagtgaaacctgagCGGTTTCCAGTAAATTCATAATTGTGCAACTGCCACTCGACTTTAGGACATTTTCACCATCCTCCAAGAAACCCCATTAGAAGTCACTCCCTATTTGCAACCCCCCAGCCCCGGACAGTCACAAATTTGTCTACGtcatataataaatgaataagtgaatgaagtCATTTAATTCGTGTGGCCTTCGTGACTCCCGTTTTCActgcataatgtttttgaggttcattttCATTGTGTACGGAGTCTGCACTTCAGTCCTCCTTACAGCGGGAAACGGTCCATTGTTGCATTTGTGTCCATTTATCAGCCAATGGGCATGTGGGTGGTTTCTGCCTTTTGTTATTAAGACGAATGCTGCTCTGAACCAGAAACGGacccacagacagaaaacaaatggttaccaaaggcggaaggggtgggagggaggaataaatgagGAATTTGGGTTTAACTTGTACACAccatgatatataaaatagataaacaaggacccgCTGTGGAGCACCAGGAAGTATGTTCAGTGTCCTGTAATAACCTGCAATGGGAAAGAACACGTACATACAACAGGGTTACTAGCTGCCCACCCACAACTAAGTAATCAGCTCCACTTCCATGAAAACACCGCGGCTGTGAATTCACGTGCACGTTCTCGTGTGGACCCGCGCTTTCTGCTCTTGGCGTTACACCTAGGAGCCGACCTTCTGGGTCGCGTGGTAGCACCGTGTCGACCATTCTGAGGAACTCCGTAACTGTAAGTGGCTTCACCATCTTCCACTCCCACCAGCAAGGTCCAAGAGCcccgatttctccacatcctcaccagcacttgtgaTCTTTTTGTCTCGTATCGCAAAGTAATGTTTATACACGATttctaaacagaaaaaagtgtAAAGACAATAAAAGGGCCCCTAATCCTACCGATAAGAATACCAACAGGTACGACCAAAGTAGAAAGAGAACATCTCAAACCACATTGAAAAGCCCAAATAAGCAGAGACGTGCTCCACCCCACTCCCAGCCGGCCTTCCTGAGGGTCAGTGTCCGGCAGCACCTGAGTCCGGGGAAGCCGTGCCTGGGTGAGCGGCCGTCGGCTGACACGAGGCGGCCCTCCCCTGCTCTCCTGTAACGTGGGGCCACCCTTactctttctgtgtgtgtttgtcgTCTGTCTCTTGCCCGCAGAACAAGGGCCCGGAGGGCAGGGCCGCACCTGTTCCTGTGCGTCCCCTGTGGGCTCAGCAGAGCAGTCTGTTCGGGGAAGCGCCCTTCACGGGACGACTCTGACCCGACCACGAGGAAGAAGGACCGCGGGTGTGTGCTGGCTTTCGTGCTGAGCTCCCCAGAGCAGatccgggggcggggggggggggggccgagGCCGGGTCCACGCGCTTCTGTGCCCCTGCCTGGTGCTCTGCGCCTGGCCTGAGAGCCGTCTTCCTTGTCCCCTCCGGGGGCGAGCTGCAAGCCTCTGCCCAGGAAGCTGCGCGACAGGCGCTGGGAACACGACCATAAAGGAGGCCTTTCACAGCGACGGCCGCGAGGAAGCCGCTGCCAAAGTCCCACTTCAGGCCCGTGAGTCAGCCCTCCCTGCAGTTACCGTGCAGACACGCTTAGTGCTGGAGGGGCTCCTGTCGGGTGACGGGGAGCCCTGCGACGCCCCGGGGCTCGGTGCCCTTCCTTGGGGACCAATCGACTCGGCGCTCTGTGTCTCCTGGGAACGGGTCCTTTCCCTCGTTTGCCCCGCTGTCTACATGAAACGAGTCCCTGTCACTGTCACCTTCTTTAAATCTCTAGTCCCTCAGGTGCCATCTTGTTTTTGGCTAAAATATGGAAACTTTAACGACTGAAGTCGGGGCGCCCAATGAAAGGACTTACCCTGCTGAGGCCTGACAGAAATGTCCCAGAATTTGTTCCTGGAGCAGCGGACAGAGCACCAAAGCAGTGTTTTTACATATTGCAATTGTGATACATTGTTAttttgaggcgggaagccccataaaaaagaccggcaggacccccaggcagggccactactcccctgccagcaccatccagttccctggcccagcggctctatctcactttctgCCCCTGAACTGGCTTACTtaccctaaaattctattggttccctgagctcactcctgattggcccatttgtagtacttcatttgcatggagctcactcctaattggttatttctctcactcctgattggcccatttccttcacttttgattggttatttctctccctcctgattggtccatttctactaagcttgttcctaattagccaacttttgttatacttatttgcatatgatgttgcaaagtgtaaactggcagcctataaaagcctgtgtaaccTTACAGATGGGGTTCAGAGCGTGGAGTGTTAACTCGTTTGGGcttgctggtgtaataaacctgagttctgcTGCTCTcccagtgctgcttggtctctcgcccggatccaggctGCTgccacaactgagctgtaacaccgagctgtatcACACTTTTCTGCAACAATTTCATGTTAACTATGTGccgcaaaaaattaaaaacaaaacgagCTGTGGAATTAGCCACAAGTCTCCCCTGGTGAACTAATCTAGGTGAAATGTTCTTCTGTGAGACAGATGGCATCAAAAGGAAAAGATCAGCGTGTGCATTTTATAACCCCTGAAATAAATGTTTAGGAAACACAAAATAGTCATTACCATTTTTTAGCATGTATCACATGTCAGACACTGTGTAAGCCATTTCCAtagattataatatataatacatattatattagtTATAATATAATACTACAATACTACCCACAACAGTCTGTGAAGTAGTAGTATTATCTGccttttatattatattattataacttttaaaaaaggcatTCCTGAGTCTTGCGATCAATGCTACATAGACGAATAGGTGTCTCGGGCAGACGGCCAGTAAACGCTCCAGGATTGAACGGGGAGTGAATCAGTGTTGCCCGCGGCccacacccagcacccagcaggcaGCCGCTGGGCtgcaacacccccccccccaaaggtTCTAAGaacggggagggaggaggagaagtcCACACACCTGGTTTTCCAAGACACACAGTGTAGCCCACTGCAGATCTCAAACTGCTCTTTGAGTTGTTGCTTTGTGACGGTCCAGCTTGGTTGAGGCCTGGGAACCGGAGAATCCCAGCGCTCAGGAACCCACTTGCTGTTCCAAACTGGGATTTGGATGTTCTGACCTGGGAGACCACGTCCTTCCACGgtatctctctctcctccatcctcccctgtttgctatttctgtttattttccccaCCTCCATTTGGAAATATTGAATAGCAGCTGCCTTTGCTTTGTGTCACATTccaggggctggcagggctgTGTAAGTAGGAAGGTGCCAGTGGCCTCGGCACGGGGCCCTGGAGCTCACAAGAGGGCTCGCTGCTCCGGCCCCTCCGTTGGTTACTGTGTTTGAAGGTTTGAAGGTTACTGCCTTTGCACTCTAGTCTTTGGCAGCCGGTGTGTCCAAACCATGGGTGGCCTAAGTCACTAACAGGAGATGACCTGGCATGAGTTTGTTTATCACAGTCTGGCTCTAGCTAATGCTTTGAGGATCTGAGCACCTTGCCTCAAAAACAGCTCTTCTATCACATTTCAGTCCCCAGTGGGACCTTCAAGACCCGCCAACTACCCCGTGACCCCTTCCCTGAACCGAGATCCTTGTCACCCGTGACCCCCAAGCCTTCTGCTGGCCCCACCTGGTCGCTCGCTGGGACCATCACCCAGGACATCTGCTGCGGCCACGgccccctcttcctttcctccttcaaaCCGCTTTTCAACATTCACTCTTTCCGTGAAACTTCCGAGTATGctttgggaagatggaaaaatCAAATTGGCATTAAAAGATAGAAAAGAGTTATGAGAATTAACCACGGTAGTACATTTAATGAGCTTGGCACAGGACACGTGAAATGCACCCCAGGAAATGACGAGACCTCAAGAGTTGTCACTGTTATTACTGCAGCCATCACCCTTTACTAAACATGTGCTTATCTGCAACCCCAAAACAGCCAAGTTCATGAGCTGTCCGGgaccccctcccagcctcccttcctgAGGGAGCTGTCATGAGAAGCAGGCACCTCCCCAAAGCCGCCCCCAGACATTCTTGTCCTTGGGTGAAGGGGACCCTCCGGCTTGAGGAGGAGGCCTCTTTGGTCGCAGAGTAATCCCACCCCT contains these protein-coding regions:
- the ZP4 gene encoding zona pellucida sperm-binding protein 4, translated to MRWLQSVWLCLPLSLALSGQPEPRGPGDPGAPHCGPEGFLFTGNLSLEAAAPPALVAWDQRGLLHRLRNDSDCGTRVGTGPGSSVLVEAAYGGCYVTQWDTHYVMPVGVEEADAAGRRVVTKTQLFKCPVALPARDVPNAGVCDSIPAWDRLPCAPSPSTRGDCERLGCCYDAEEENPCYYGNTVTSHCTQDGHFSIAVSRNVTSPPLLLNSVHLAFRNDSECEPVMVTHTFVLFQFPVTACGTTKQVTGNQAVYENELVATRDVRTWSQGSITRDSVFRLRVGCSYSVSSSAFPASIQVLTLPPPLPEAQPGPLTMELRIAKDSHYGSYYAAGDYPVVKLLRDPIHVEVSLRGRADPSLGLRLQQCWATPGASALLQPQWPLLVKGCPYAGDNYRTRLVPVREAPGLPLPSHHQRFSISTFSFVDSVSKQALKGPVYLHCSAAVCQPAGAAPCRVTCPAARRRRRSEGPLQNSTARISSEGPMILLQATRDPAEELRKYSGSPVDARALWVAGLSGTVIVGAALGALSASCLAIRKWR